GAAGTTGAAGCCGGGTCTCAAACCTGGTTTTTCGCTTTATGACCTGGCCGATCGACTTTGTACCCGCGGTTGGCAAGTGCCGGCTTACTCGCTGCCGGACGATCAAAGCGACCAAGTGATTCAACGCATCTTGGTCCGTCACGGCGTGAGCCGCGATCTCGGTTCGCTGTTGTTGGAAGATATCCACCGCGGGATCGAGTACTTTGAGAACCATCCGATTGATCAACCGTTGACCGAGGAAGAAGCGGGCGGGTTTCATCACTAGGTTTTTGTAGTCGCGTAAGGCCATTTCTTTTCGTAGCTCGCAGCGTAATGTTTTGAAGTTGCGTTTTTTTCGAATCAATTGAACACTAGTGTTCTGTCAAACCGCTATTTTCGGCTTCCACGAAATCAGCCGCACGGCGTTAGCCGCGGTTTCTGTCACCAATTGTCTTTCGCAAATGAGTTCCCATAAGAAACCGGTGCTAACGCACTACGGCTAATAAAATCATGGCGCCTGAAAATTGTCGCGTGACACAACACTAGCCCGCTGCGCGAGCGAATGGGGTTGGCGATACAAACACGGATTGAAGTGGCGAGCCGCATTCCCTCGCTCGCGCAGCGGGCTAGTCGTTGCGTGTTAACTCGGCAGGCACGGCCTGCCCTCCATTGCTTATTAAATCTTGATGCATGGATGTGACAGCGCCTTTCTATTTTCGCTGACAAGCGGAACCACTCCGGCTATGATGACGGTTCCTCTCCCACACTCGACATCCGACTGCTGCAGGCCAGGAGAAGTGCGCGATGATGCGGAGATCTTTGCTTATCGTCGGTATTTGCTGCGCCGCGATGACCGCCCAGGCTCAAGAGGCCCGGCCGACCTTGTCGCAGCTGACCGAAGCGACCGCCGCCAATATCGCCGCGTTCGATAACTTCTATTGCCAGTTTGACGTGCAAATTGGTTTGGTTCTGTACAACGACAGTTTCCAGGAAATCCAGTTTGACCATGTCAACGGCGTCGGGCACGGCGTCTGGGCCAAACAGGGCCCGGTCGAAGTGTATGACTTTCGCCAAGAGGGAGAGTCGAAGTGGGATAATACCGGCCGGTTCTCGTATGGCCCGTTGATCTATACCGAGGCGCTGATTCGCACGCCCGGCTTTCAACTGCATCTGAAAAAGAACGGTACGATCACGTCGGCGCCCAACGCTGATTTTCGTCCTCGCTTGGATCCGTTGTCGCTGTTTCATATGGTCGAAGGAGAGCATAACGTTCGCTTACCTGACTTGTTGGGCCGCTTTGTCAAAGAGGAAGCAGCCGACGCGGCCGCCGCTTCCCGCATTCCTAATCTCGCGGTTTACCATCTCAACGATCAAGCGCAGAAGTTGGAGCACCTCAAAGTGGTTACCGATGAGCGGAACATGGCTTTGGATTTCGCCGCCGGCGACTACGCTTTGCCCAAGATGATTGGATACTCTTACGCGAATTCGGAAGGATCTCCCTGGCGAGCCTGGCGGCAGCACCTCTTGGAGACAGAGTCGATTGAAGGGGTCGGAACCTTTCCTAAGAAGATGATTGTCCTCCATCCGCAAGCAGCTGGAGAACGACCGCTGCAAGCGGCGAATTGGCGAAACCGGGAAAAAAAGTGGGCGCATGTCGCCTACGGTTTGTTGTGGGAATTGAAGACGATCGAATGCCGTGAACCGACCGCCGACGAGTTGACTTATACGGCCGATCGCGATCTGCCGATCTTGCGGGCCGGTTTTGCGCGAGTCACCTACGTGAACGAAGACGAAACGATCACGCCGGAGTCGCTGCCAGAGATCTATAAGTTGCTAGTGAACAAACCTCCGAAGAAAGACGAGCAGGAAGAGAAAGCGGAAACGAAAGATTGAATGGAAGCAATTCTCTTCTCCAGAAACACGCGACAACCGCCGCTGGGTCGAATACGATAGTGGGCGTTCCCCTTGTCTACTTCCACTTCTGGAGAACGCCTTGGACGAGTCGACAGCGCATCGCCATTTCGCCACGTACTGCTTCAACAGCACGTGGGACTTGATCGACCAAACCGATCGATCGGAGACTGAATCTGCCCAGATGCTGCTGCGATCAGCCGCGTCGCTGTGGCATTGGAGCGAGAGGGACGATTGCACGCCGCAAAATCTGTCGGTCGGTTATTGGCAACTTTCTCGCGTATTGGCGTTGCTCGGCGAAGCGAGTCTAGCCGCTCGGATTGGACGAATCTGTTTGGATGTGAGCCCTGCCGACGATCCGTTTTTGGTCGGTTTCGCCTATGAAGCGCTGGCGCGAGCGGCGCTGGTCGCCGGCGATAAGATCGAAATGGATCGCTGTTTGACCGAAGCGACGTTGCGCGCCGGGCAAGTCAAAGATGCCGACAAGCGCGAATCGCTGGAGGCTGATCTGGCGACGATCGCACCGATGCCGTAACCCTCTATTTTTCTCCCTCCAACATCATCAACCAATAAAGTCCCTCGGGACTGGACGATTGCGAATCGCGCCGCCAGCCTAGCTTTTCATAAAACGCCAGCGCCGCTGCGTTGGCCATGTTGCATTTCAGCCGGGCAGGCCGGCCGATCTGCGCTAAACATGCTTCCAGTAGTTTTTCGCCGACGCCGCTGCGCTGTTGGTCGGGCGCTACAAACAAGTTGTGAATGAAGTTTTCAGGAGGCCACCACGAGACGAAGCCGACGATCTTTCGCCGCCGCTCGGCGACCCAGATCGGCTCGTCGGCGGTCGCCTGGTCAAAGTCGTCAAAGCGAATCTTGGCCGGCGGCATCCAATGAAAGGTCGCTTTCCGCGCCGCGTAGAAGATCTTCGCGCAGGCGGAATGATCGCGCCGGCTGGCGACTCGCGTGATCAAAGGGGAATTATCAGTGGTCATGTCGACTATTCTACGGATCCTCTTCCCAACAGAGCAGCCCCAGTTCAAGCAGGTTCGCCCCCTTAATCAAGGCCAGTCCATCGGACCGGAAAGGTTGGACAGGACAGGATCGCCGCGTTTACTCGTTCGAAAGGTTGGACAGGACAGGATCGCCGCGTTTACTCGTTCGAAAGGTTGGACAGGACAGGATCGCCGCGTTTTCTCGTTCGAAAGGTTGGACAGGACAGGATCGCCGCGTTTTCTCGTTCAAAAGGTTGGACAGGACAGGATCGCTGCGTTTTCTCGTTCGAAAGGTTGGACAGGACAGGACCGCCGCGTTTTCTCGTTCAAAAGGTTGGACAGGACAGGATCGTTTTATTAGTGGACTTTTAGATGGGAAGTCGAATCGGCGCTGAATGCCTGCTCCCAAATCTCCATTTCTGAGGTCTAGTTTGGGAGGGACGCCCAATCATGCTCGTTGGATTCGGAGCGAACGCAGCGCAGAGAATCTTCGAGCTCGTCCACCGATTCGGCCGCCGCGCAAACGTGATTCGATAGCTGGTCCTTTGCGTGTAATCGACCCGAAATGCGTGCGCTTTGTCAATCGACAATCTTGGTCGTGATTGGCTGCGGCGGCCGAGGATACCGGCGATCGATTTCTTCGGCCCGAAGCGGCCGTTCTAAAATAGCCTAGTGTTCTGTCACGCGACAATTTTCAGGCGCCATGATTTTATTAGCCGTAGTGCGTTAGCACCGGTTTCTGATGGGAACTCATTTGCGAAAGACAATTGGTAACAGAAACCGCGGCTAACGCCGTGCGGCTGATTTCGTGGAAGCCGAAAATAGCGGTTTGACAGAACACTAGGGTGAAGTCGCGCAGCGACGTAGCCCTAGGTAATTGTCTTCGGGCTTAAGAGAAGTTGGCCCTGACATTTCGGTGCAGCTCGCGGTTCGACTTACCCCATCATCGAATGGGGCGAAGAATACCCCAACCCATAAAAAACGCCGTAAGCGGCAATTGCTGCTCACGGCGTTGGGGGATGGTTCCATTTGTTGCGAGCGAAAACTTACCGGTCGGAGTAAACCCGGGTGCTTTCTTCTTTGGTGATCGGCTGCGGGATTTCGTCGCTGGAGATTTGGACTTTGATCCGTTGGTCGCCGGCGGCGATTCCCTTGACCTTGATGCGGAACGTTTCTTCCGCTTTCGGTTGCAGGCGAGCGAGCGGTTCAAAGAGGACATCGCTGCCGCTAACCGTTCCCTTGCTCGCTCCGCTCGCGTCGACTCCTTGCATGCCTGGCGGCAGCATTGCGGCGACGCGGACGTTGGTCGCGGTTTTCGATCCTTGGTTCACAACGCGAACATCGTAGGTCGTATCTTTCCCCAATTCGATCGGATCGGCCTGGTCGGCGACTTCAAAGAAGAGTGCGACGATTCCTTCGACCTGGACCAGCGTTTCGTTCTGAGCGGTGAGACCCATGCGAGCCGAGCCTTCGACGCGAATCTTTTGATCGCCGGCTTCGATCGGCAGCGCGGTCAGCTCGACCGTACCGCTTTGCGACGGCGGCAGTTCTTCCAGGTTCCAGAAGATCGCGTGTTGGTTGCTATCGTATTGGCCGGCGTTGTTCGCGTCGACAAACTTCATCCCCTTCGGCAAGTAGGTGATCAGGTCGATCCCTTGCGCCGGCGCGGTGCCGGGATTGCTGACCGAGACCTGGTACTTGGCTGGGCGATCGAGATAGCGTAATTTCGGGCCGACCATCGAAAGCTCCAGCTGCGGCGCGATCACTTCGATGTTCAGTTCGGTTTGCGTTTGCAGATTGCCGTCGCCGCGAATGCCGAGCACGTTTTGCGTGCGGCCTGCTTTGTCGGCTTTGAGGGTGAGTTCGAGACTGCGGGTTTCGCCCGGCTTGAGGGTGCCGATCTCGAATTCGAGTTCGCCGCCGGCCGGATGGGTAAAGTTGGCCGGCACGATTTCTTCAAGCACGACTCCGGTGGCTGGACCGGTGCCGGGGTTGCTGACGGTGATCGCCAACATCAAGTTGTCGCCGATCAACACGGTTGGAGCGGCCGTCTGTTCGATCGTCAGTTCTGGTTTGGTGACGCGGGAGCGAACGGTTGCGTGTGCGGCGAACGAAACGGTCGCAACGCTGCCGACATCCCCTTCGGTTTGCGGCATCAGTTCCATCGCGAGTCGCTTTTCTTCGCCGGGAGCGATCTGACCGATCTTCCAGAGAAGTTGGCCGTCGACGCCGCTTTCGGCGGTTGGCGTGGTGCTGACCAATGCCGTGCCGGCCGGAACCGAATCGCGAATCACGACATCATGTGCGGTCGTTTGTCCGACATTTTTGACCACCAGCGAAAAAGTCGCCGGCTTACCGACTTGGATTTCGACCGGAGCACGCTTCTCAAGCGAGATCGATGGTTGCTGCAGACCTTCGAGCTTTACATCGCCCGGTTTGCCGATGCCGCTGACGGCGGGACCGCTGCTACCGAGAAGATCGCGGCTGGGCTGATAGCTGGGAGTCGGGGTCGAACGGGGCGCTGGATAACTTTCTGGCGTCACCGGAACAGGACCGCCGATCGACGCCGGCGCGGGGTATCGTTCGGTTGCCGCCGGCGTTTCACTCGGCATGCCGCCGACTGGCGCCGGCGTCGAACTGACCGGAGCCGAACCGGCGCCGGAACTGCTGAATTGGAAACGGCTGCTGGGCGCCGGAGTGGTCGGTTCCGAATTGGCGCCAAGCGGCGGCGCCGAATCGCTGGGCATGGGCCGCGGTTGACTGGCCAAGGTCGCCGCCGGCGATTCGCTTTCGGCGGTCATGCTGGACGGTGCATCGGCAGCAGCAGGAGCTGCGCTGCTGGGGGCGCCGCTGAAACGTGTTCCATAGTTGGGGGTCGGCGCGGTTTCGGCAGCGACAGCAGCGCCGACTGCGGCAGCGCCAGCAGCAACGCCTGCAGCGGCGGCCGCAGGAGCCGAATCGCCGATTTGAAAGCGGGATCCGGTCGAAGGCGTTGGTTTTGCAGGTGTGGGTGCGTCGGCGGCCGGTGTCGCCGCGGTCGGCGTTGGCGCACCGCCGCTGAGGCTAAAGCGGCTGACCGGCGGTTGCGGCGTATCGCCGACGGTGACCGGCGCCGGTTGGGCGGGGGTGGTCGTCGACCGATTTTCGGAACCAGAATCGCCCAGAAATCGGCTAGGTGCTGCGGCCGGTGCGGCTGCGCTGGCGCCGTCGGAGAGCGAAAAACGATGCGAAGCAGGCGGAGGCGGATCGGTAGCGGCCGAACTACCGGGATCGTCATTCTCATTATTGGCGCGGACAATCGAGGGGACGTATCGCGCTGCGTCATCCGCTGCGGAAGTCGAAGCGTCGACTAGCGCCGCTACGTTTTCTTGGGCGGCGTCGACCACGGGTTGTCCGGCGGTATGAGCCGTAGAAAGGACCGATTGTACGATCGCGGCGACTCCTAAGGAGGCGACGCTGCCGATGGCGGTAAAGCGGAGATAGAGATTCTTCATGGCGTCCATGCCGGCTGGATGGTCTCGATTCGGGGCCCGCTCCAATTGCGGGAGCTGCTTACCTAACAAAATCGAGAATTCGAGCAAAGATCAATTCAAGAATTGGTCGCGAACTTCCGACAGCCGGTGGGGAGGGCGGAAAAGAAGAATGGAACGCGGTAAAGCCACGGATGAAAAACGGAATCTACGGCAGGAATAAAAGTGGAAAAACGCGGTGCTAGCGGCGGTTGAGGTCGAACAACGCATCCAACAGGCTCGCTTGCGTATTGGCGACCGCGACCAGCGATTGGTAGGCGATTAGCGAACTGTGGGCCAAAATGGCGCTGCGGGTGAGCTCGGAAGTTTCGCTCCCATAGTCTGCGTCCATGATCTCACTATAAATCGACGTGAGTTGGATTTCCTGATTGGCGAGCGACTCGTAAATGGAATCGTGGGAGTAGCGGTCGAAGGCGCGATACTCGGCCCGTGCATAGATCGTGCGCGATTGCACCGCATCGAGCGCCTTCAGAGCGGAAGCCAAATCGCCGCTTGCTAAGTCGTAACGCCCGCCAGAGCGCAGATCGGCCAGGACCCCCTCTTCGTCGCCGAGCGTTTCAGAGTCGATCTCTGGCAGATGCAGCTGATCCCAAGCGTAGTAGTCGGGCCGGAGATTCACGTTGATTGTCTTGCCGCTGAAGACGGGGCTGCCGTTGTAGGTGGTCTTCCCCACCAGATCGATCGCATCGATGGC
The nucleotide sequence above comes from Blastopirellula sp. J2-11. Encoded proteins:
- a CDS encoding GNAT family N-acetyltransferase; this translates as MTTDNSPLITRVASRRDHSACAKIFYAARKATFHWMPPAKIRFDDFDQATADEPIWVAERRRKIVGFVSWWPPENFIHNLFVAPDQQRSGVGEKLLEACLAQIGRPARLKCNMANAAALAFYEKLGWRRDSQSSSPEGLYWLMMLEGEK
- a CDS encoding flagellin, coding for MNPVSSYSSANLTVANAVHRNLNSMLGALQRLSTGKRINRGSDDPAGLIAANVIKSQIATREALQRSTLRVSGLVDVADGGLAEVSRLTSEIRGNLITAASSTTTDAERAALQLEIDGAIDAIDLVGKTTYNGSPVFSGKTINVNLRPDYYAWDQLHLPEIDSETLGDEEGVLADLRSGGRYDLASGDLASALKALDAVQSRTIYARAEYRAFDRYSHDSIYESLANQEIQLTSIYSEIMDADYGSETSELTRSAILAHSSLIAYQSLVAVANTQASLLDALFDLNRR